The following are encoded together in the Terriglobia bacterium genome:
- a CDS encoding peptidyl-alpha-hydroxyglycine alpha-amidating lyase family protein: MKIGAVILGILLAVTLVFAQRPSDPALLIPQTAPELDYVSVPDPFTFPAGTSLAGAAASVAFDSKGHIWVLTRGNPSIYEFDNSGKFIRSFGQGLFTRSHGLRIDADGNIWATDVSGHTVLKLSPQGEVLMTLGTKGQRGAWDDTTHLLNEPNDVAIARNGDIFVAQGHTPGANGDPRVLRFDKTGKFIKSWGGKGKEPGKFDVAHGLAFDAKGQLWVTDRENQRIEIFDQDGKYIKELKYSGLPASLDIGPQNIFMVNGFAGQLLKLDLDGKVLGATGKPGKGLGEFGEAHMIAVSPKGEVFIADSVNANVQKFVKKK, from the coding sequence ATGAAAATCGGAGCGGTCATCCTCGGTATCCTGCTGGCAGTCACGCTGGTCTTCGCCCAGCGTCCATCGGATCCCGCGTTGTTGATTCCACAAACTGCGCCGGAGCTCGACTACGTCTCCGTCCCGGACCCCTTCACCTTTCCGGCTGGGACCAGCCTGGCCGGCGCCGCCGCCAGCGTTGCCTTCGACTCCAAAGGTCACATCTGGGTGTTGACCCGCGGGAACCCGTCGATCTACGAGTTCGATAACAGCGGCAAGTTCATCCGCTCGTTCGGTCAGGGACTCTTCACGCGCTCGCACGGCCTTCGGATCGATGCCGACGGCAACATCTGGGCCACGGACGTCAGCGGACACACGGTTCTGAAGTTGAGCCCGCAGGGCGAGGTCTTGATGACTCTCGGGACGAAAGGCCAGCGGGGGGCATGGGACGACACAACACATCTCCTGAACGAACCCAATGACGTCGCCATCGCCCGCAATGGCGACATCTTTGTCGCGCAGGGTCACACTCCCGGGGCGAACGGCGATCCCCGCGTTCTGAGGTTCGATAAGACCGGAAAGTTCATCAAATCCTGGGGCGGCAAAGGCAAGGAACCCGGCAAATTCGACGTGGCTCACGGCCTCGCTTTCGACGCCAAAGGCCAGTTATGGGTGACCGACCGCGAAAACCAGCGGATTGAGATCTTCGATCAGGATGGAAAATACATCAAAGAACTCAAGTACTCCGGTCTCCCGGCTTCACTGGACATCGGTCCGCAGAATATTTTCATGGTGAACGGCTTTGCCGGCCAGCTCCTGAAACTCGATCTCGACGGCAAGGTCCTCGGCGCGACCGGAAAGCCCGGCAAGGGACTCGGCGAATTCGGTGAAGCTCATATGATCGCGGTCAGCCCGAAAGGTGAAGTGTTCATCGCCGACAGCGTGAACGCCAACGTCCAGAAATTCGTGAAGAAAAAGTAG
- a CDS encoding carboxypeptidase-like regulatory domain-containing protein codes for MNSTTRSGIRTAVLAVALVALFAGLGAFPSSALLQSQRNIPAPTGIIQGVVQSDKGPEAGVWVIAETKDLLTNFIKIVVTDDQGKFLVPDLPAANYKVWVRGYGLLDSTPQTLKPATNSVTLKAMSAKTPQEAAKVYPGDYWLSLMAPPTKDLFPGTGGQGNGIGNRMLTQNQWVNGLKSNCNFCHQLGNQLTRTLDDVYAAEPNIKTPIDAWDRRLHGGVRGDSMYSALSGMGHDGSLKVFADWTDRIAKGEVPPAPKRPTGIERNIVATLWDVGDDHSFMHDQISTDKNHPTVNAGGPSYAVSAGHGQLVVMDPRENSTFAIDIPTREDRANVPSRFPKPAMPSLHWGNEWLWCNPVPADSKACPNPYNPADPHNPMLDSKGRVWTTSKIRGRQEPTWCNDASLGNKSADWFPLMNSGRQASFYDPKTQKWQLIETCFGTHHLQFDNDANETVYFNELSGPIFGWVNTKLYDKTLAETKDEFKAERTAVGWCGQVLDTNGDGKITRPFNNLGTNQLSGNELLYAGENGGGAPAPRGAAAAGGGAPAGGGSAAGRGRGRGAAAAAPYDPKLDSMVRYNLYSVIPSPVDDTVWGVSENPFPGMLVRLQVGNNPPESCKTTIFKVPEGGFDPRGIDIDGNGVVWTDLAASSQLASFDVRKCKDLNGPAKNDGSQCKEGWKLYTTDGPKLKGTNIPADFQYFNWVDQHNASGMGANTPFATGSNSDSLLALNTQNGTWTKFRIPYPLGFYARGMDGRIDDPNMANWKGHGLWSNYGTHFVWQSEGGKGTKGKIVHFQIRPNPLAR; via the coding sequence GCAGCGCCCTTCTGCAATCACAACGGAATATTCCGGCTCCGACCGGGATCATTCAAGGCGTGGTTCAGAGTGACAAAGGCCCCGAAGCCGGCGTCTGGGTCATTGCAGAAACAAAGGATCTGCTCACGAATTTCATTAAGATCGTTGTAACGGATGACCAGGGGAAATTCCTGGTTCCGGATCTGCCGGCCGCTAATTACAAGGTCTGGGTTCGTGGTTACGGTCTTCTGGATTCCACGCCGCAGACGTTGAAGCCTGCAACAAACTCCGTCACGCTCAAAGCAATGAGCGCAAAAACTCCTCAGGAAGCCGCCAAGGTCTATCCCGGCGACTATTGGTTGTCTCTGATGGCGCCGCCGACGAAGGACCTTTTCCCAGGTACGGGAGGCCAGGGCAACGGCATCGGCAACAGGATGCTGACGCAGAATCAATGGGTCAATGGTCTGAAATCCAACTGCAATTTCTGCCATCAGCTGGGCAATCAATTGACGCGCACGCTGGACGACGTCTATGCAGCGGAGCCCAACATCAAGACGCCCATCGACGCCTGGGACCGCCGCTTACACGGTGGCGTCCGCGGCGATTCGATGTACAGCGCGTTGAGCGGCATGGGGCACGACGGTTCGTTGAAGGTTTTCGCAGACTGGACCGATCGAATCGCGAAGGGCGAAGTTCCTCCTGCGCCCAAGCGGCCGACAGGGATTGAACGCAACATCGTTGCCACGCTCTGGGATGTCGGCGACGATCATTCGTTCATGCACGATCAGATCTCGACCGACAAGAATCATCCGACAGTGAATGCCGGCGGCCCGTCATACGCCGTTTCGGCAGGCCATGGCCAGCTGGTCGTTATGGATCCAAGAGAGAACAGCACGTTCGCCATCGACATCCCGACCCGCGAAGATAGAGCAAACGTTCCGTCGCGCTTCCCGAAGCCGGCGATGCCGTCCCTGCACTGGGGCAACGAGTGGCTGTGGTGCAATCCGGTGCCGGCCGATTCCAAGGCATGCCCGAATCCTTACAACCCGGCCGATCCGCACAACCCGATGCTCGACAGCAAGGGCCGCGTCTGGACGACCTCGAAGATTCGCGGCCGTCAGGAGCCCACATGGTGCAACGATGCGTCATTGGGCAACAAGTCCGCCGACTGGTTCCCGCTGATGAACAGCGGACGCCAGGCCTCCTTCTACGATCCGAAGACGCAGAAATGGCAGCTGATTGAAACCTGCTTCGGTACGCACCATCTGCAGTTCGATAACGATGCCAACGAGACGGTCTACTTCAATGAACTCAGCGGCCCGATCTTCGGCTGGGTCAACACGAAGCTGTACGACAAGACCTTGGCGGAAACCAAGGACGAGTTCAAGGCCGAACGTACCGCGGTCGGCTGGTGCGGACAGGTCCTCGACACCAACGGCGACGGCAAGATCACGCGGCCCTTTAATAATCTCGGTACCAATCAGCTGAGCGGTAACGAACTCCTGTACGCGGGCGAAAATGGCGGCGGCGCCCCGGCGCCCCGCGGAGCAGCCGCGGCAGGTGGCGGAGCCCCCGCAGGTGGTGGGTCCGCAGCAGGCCGAGGCCGCGGACGTGGCGCCGCGGCGGCGGCCCCGTATGATCCGAAATTGGATTCGATGGTTCGGTATAACCTCTACTCGGTGATCCCCAGCCCGGTCGATGACACCGTTTGGGGCGTCAGCGAGAACCCGTTCCCAGGTATGCTTGTCCGGCTGCAAGTTGGCAACAATCCTCCGGAAAGCTGCAAGACGACGATCTTCAAAGTTCCGGAAGGCGGTTTCGATCCTCGCGGTATCGACATCGACGGCAACGGCGTTGTCTGGACGGATCTTGCTGCCAGCAGCCAGCTCGCCAGCTTTGATGTCCGGAAGTGCAAAGACTTGAACGGCCCTGCCAAGAACGACGGCAGCCAGTGCAAAGAAGGCTGGAAGCTCTACACGACCGACGGTCCGAAGTTGAAAGGGACGAACATCCCGGCGGACTTCCAGTACTTCAATTGGGTGGACCAGCACAACGCATCGGGCATGGGCGCGAATACACCATTTGCAACCGGCTCGAATTCCGATTCGCTGCTGGCTCTGAACACTCAAAACGGCACATGGACCAAGTTCCGCATTCCGTATCCGCTCGGGTTCTATGCCCGCGGTATGGACGGACGTATCGATGATCCGAATATGGCGAACTGGAAAGGTCACGGACTGTGGTCCAACTACGGGACACACTTCGTGTGGCAATCCGAAGGCGGCAAGGGCACGAAGGGTAAGATCGTGCACTTCCAGATTCGGCCGAATCCGTTAGCCAGATAA